The Sinomicrobium kalidii region AAATTCCACCCCGGTGATGGTACCTCCCGAGGCCGAAGCTTCGATGGTAATGTTCTCCCCGGCATCAAAAACGGTTCCGTCTTCCGGGGATGTAATGCGTGCCGAAGGAAGTGTACTCCCGTCCCCGGCAAAGGCTTCGTTGACCGTATTTATAAGGGGAGAGGCCATGGAAGACCAGCGTTTCAGTTTATTGCCGAAGTTTTCGGACGTACCGTCGAATTCCAAGTCGCCGAAAACGGTCCATACAATGGCCCCGCCCAAGTTATTGTCTACAATAAACTGTGATTTGAGCGCAATGGACTCTTCGTCGTCATAACTCAGAAAATAGTTGTCTTTGGTCAGGTAAGGTACTTTGGCCTGATCGTCCCAGTGCCGGGTCCAGCCCCCGGTATTGATGGCCTGTTGTTTAATATAAAAGTGGTTGGGTGTGCCGTCGTAAACGTCCCTGGGCCAGTTTACAAAATCTGCTGCCGTAACAACCGGACCGTCCGGCTGTACGGTTTCATTCCTTTTTTTGGTGGTGACATTGAGTCCGGCGCTTCCGTCGGTAACCACGCCTCTGCCGTAAAAGGGCATTCCGAAATTTATTTTGTTTTTCGGGACACCCATGGCGGTAAGGGCATCGAGTGTGGATTGCCAGTTGAAATCCGGGGCCTCGGCACCGTCATAGGCGTACAGGGGAGAATTGTGCCCCGCGATATCCGACCAGCCTCCGTTGAAATCGTAGGTCATAAAGTTAAAATAGTCCATAACCGCAGCCAGCGCCGGCCAGTCAAATCCCTGGATCTTTTCCGGTGCGGCGGAAAAGGCAGCCGTAATGAGCTTGTCAGGGCCGATGGCGGCACGCAGTTCCTGTACCAGGGTGAGGAAGTTCCCGAAATCGGCTTCGCTTCCCGTAAAGTTCATACCGGCGTAGGGGCCCGGATACTCCCAATCAAGGTCGATCCCGTCAAACCCGGCATTGATGAGTTTCTGACAGTCGGCAATAAAGGTGGCCCTTTTTTGCGGATCGGCCGCCATTTCGGGAAAGTGCTTGCACATACTCCATCCGCCTATGGAGGCCATGACCTTTACGTCGTTTTGATGGGCGAGTTCCAGGACGCCCGGGGCGCCGTCCTCTTTATGAAGGGGCAGGGGCAGGGTGCCGCTAAGGCCCCAGTCCGGGTGTTCCCAGGTATTTCCATTGACTTCCACTACAAAACCCTGGGCTTCCGCACGGGTTTTGATATCTTCACTGATGTAATGGACCGCTTCGATCTCACCGAAGAGCAGGAGCATGTCCCAGCTGTCATATATACTGGTAAAGAATATATCCGCCGGTTCCTGGACCTCGCCTTCCTGGTGGATGTTCTTGTTTCTCAGGTCACCACTGTGCAGCGAACCGTCCACGGCCACACCGAAAAAGGAATAATTGAGCATGGTGTACTTGGAGTAGTCAATGTTAAGATGTGTGAGTGCACCGGCCGAAGGCACCCCGGCTGATGAGCTTTTCCAGGCATCCCAGTTGGTGATATAACCTATGATCTCTTTCTGATGATCGGCCGTAGTGGCATTTCCGCCTGTGTTTACCTGTGCACGAACGGATAGGGCATTAACGAATGTAAAACATACGACAAGAGGGGTGACCCACTTCCGGAGAAGAGGCTTGAGTAGGTGTGATTTCATGATTTAAGGGTATTTGTGTTTCGATATATAATAATTTTATAGCAAATTCTTACAGTTAAAAGCATTAAAAAGTTACAAATAAATATGCTAATCGTGCAATTTTTTTAGCTGAACTACATCAAATTATAGCTAAACGGGGTATATTTATACACAAGGCACATTCAATAAATTGTAAATTAGTGTATTGTGTTTTTAATGTGCTCGACCATCATTATCGGAAGAGAACGCCGAAAGTGTTTTAAGGTTTTGAAAACCAGTCGTAATATCTGGAATTATATATACATGAAAGTACAGGACAGTGCTTGTTATACAATACCCTAATTTTGTATGTGTACAAAATACATTATTACGTTGAGGTATTCTGATTTTACATATGGGCTGTATATCCTGCTGATTTCATCCCTGTTACCACTTACTGCAATTGGTCAGGCAAAAATATGGGTGTCTGTTTCCGGGGACGACAATGCTCCGGGAACCGCAGAAGCCCCGGTTGCTACGGTACATACGGCCGTAAGAAAAGCACGGGAATTGAGAAGGTTGTCCGATCCGAACGTAAGGAAAGGGATAGCTATTGTAGTAAGGGACGGAAAATATGTTTTTGACGAACCTTTGCTCATCCATCCTGAAGATTCCGGTACCGAAGAAGGACCTACAACTGTTGTAGCGGCCCCGGGAGCATCCCCGGTGTTCTCGGGAGGGATACAAGTAAACGGATGGCAAAAGCTTTCCGGTAAAATAAAACGGATACCCGAAAAGGCACAGGGCAAACTCTGGGTAACGGATATTCCTACCCGCTGGGGACAACAGCTCGATTTCCGGCAACTTTGGGTAAACGGTAAGAAAGCGAGAAGGGCCTCGAATTTCCACCCTACCGGGCTGGACAGGATACTTTCTGTAGATAAAGACAAGGAGGAAATGTGGATCCCGGCGCCCCGGGAAAAATTTGCGGATACGGACAGACTGGAATTTGTAATACACCAATGGTGGGCCATAGCGAATCTCAGGATTAAATCGCTGAAAGTTGCGGGAGACAGTGCGAGGGTAACATTTTACCAACCCGAAAGCCGTATAGAATTCGAACATCCCTGGCCGGCCCCTTTTATCGATGAAAAGAACGAATACAACGGGAACTCCGCCTTTTATTTCACCGGAGTTCCCGAACTGCTCGACGAACCGGGGGAATGGTGTCTGGACAAAAAAGCGGGCAAGCTGTACTACTGGCCGGGAAAGGGAGAAAACATGCAGGATGCCCAAATTTTTGCCCCGTTTATGCAATCGATTACTAAAATTACGGGTACGCCAGACCGCCCCGTATCACATATCGGTTTTAAAGGGATAACCTTTGCGCATACCACCTGGTTACGGCCTTCAGAAAAGGGGCATGTTCCCCTGCAGGCCGGGTTTTATATTCTCGATGCCTATAAGCTGGAAAAACCGGGAACCCCGGACAAGGCCGCCCTGGAAAACCAGGCCTGGATCGGGCGGCAACCTGCCGGGATGGAAGTGCGGTATGCCCGTAACATTACGGTAGAACGGTGTCGTTTTACCCATATGGCCGCTACCGGGATCGATCTTGTTACGGGAGTAAGCCATAGCCGGATAGAAGGCAATGTATTCCGCGATATCGGCGGAACGGGGATACAGGCTGGCTTTTTCGGGGATGCCGGTTTTGAGGCCCACCTGCCTTATAACCCTTCCGGTCGCCGCGAACTTGTTCGCCATATACGGATAGCCAACAATCTGGTCGCCGATGCCACCAACGAAGACTGGGGCTGTGTGGGGATCAGCGTGGGTTACGCACAGGATGTTGCCATAGTGCACAACGAGATCAGGGATGTCAATTATTCCGGGATATGTGTGGGCTGGGGATGGACAAAAACCGTAAATGCATCCAGGAACAACCTGGTGCATGCGAACAGGATACACCGTTTTGCCAGGCAAATGTACGATGTGGGAGGCGTATACACCCTGTCGGCCCAGCCCGATACGGAGATCAGTGAGAATGCGATTTACGATTTAATGAAAGCCCCCTATGCCCATATACCGGACCATTACCAGTATATCTACCTGGACGAAGGCTCGTCCTATATCAGGATAAAAGACAACTGGACGGAAAAGGACAAGTTCTTTTCCAACACCCCCGGCCCCGGCAACGAGTGGAAGAACAACGGCCCGGACGTATCCGGAGAGATCCGCGAAAAAGCAGGTATAGAACTGGCCTTCCGTGACATCCTAAAAGAATAAACACAGTTAAAAAGATAAATTTTCTCCCCTTGAGGGGAGATGCCGCAGGCAGAGGGGTGTCCCCCGGAAAGAAAAAACAAACCCGCAGATAAAAAAACGATAAAAAAGACGTCACCCGAAAAACAACACAAACCAACCTGTAAACACAATGACAAATAACAAAAAATTAAAACTCGGCATACTCGGGCTCGGAGAAGGACGCAGCACCATGCATGCCGCCTTGTCAAGTGCTGAAATAGAATTAATACAGGTGTGTGATCTGAACCCGGACCTGTGCAGGCAAAGATCGGAAGAACTCGGTTTCGGCAATTATACCACGGACTACGACGCGATGCTCAGCAATCCGGAAATAGAAGCCATAGCCATTTATACCCCCGATCATTTGCATGCCACACATATAAAAATGGCCATGGAAGCCGGAAAGCACGTAGTGTGTACAAAACCCCTGCTCGACGACCTGCAAGATGCTGCCGGATTGTTAAAACTTCAACAAGAAAAAGGACTGAAACTGTTTGTAGGACAAAGCAGCCGTTTTTTCGAACCCATGAAAAGGCAGCGCAAGGATTATGATGAAGGACTTATCGGTAAACTCACCACCGTAGAAGCCTATTACCATGCCGACCATCGCTGGTTTTTGTCCAAACCCTGGGCACTGGAACCGTCGTTTAAGTGGCTCTATGGCGGTCTTAGTCACCCTGTGGATTTTATACGCTGGTATCTTCCCGACATAGAAGAA contains the following coding sequences:
- a CDS encoding right-handed parallel beta-helix repeat-containing protein — its product is MCTKYIITLRYSDFTYGLYILLISSLLPLTAIGQAKIWVSVSGDDNAPGTAEAPVATVHTAVRKARELRRLSDPNVRKGIAIVVRDGKYVFDEPLLIHPEDSGTEEGPTTVVAAPGASPVFSGGIQVNGWQKLSGKIKRIPEKAQGKLWVTDIPTRWGQQLDFRQLWVNGKKARRASNFHPTGLDRILSVDKDKEEMWIPAPREKFADTDRLEFVIHQWWAIANLRIKSLKVAGDSARVTFYQPESRIEFEHPWPAPFIDEKNEYNGNSAFYFTGVPELLDEPGEWCLDKKAGKLYYWPGKGENMQDAQIFAPFMQSITKITGTPDRPVSHIGFKGITFAHTTWLRPSEKGHVPLQAGFYILDAYKLEKPGTPDKAALENQAWIGRQPAGMEVRYARNITVERCRFTHMAATGIDLVTGVSHSRIEGNVFRDIGGTGIQAGFFGDAGFEAHLPYNPSGRRELVRHIRIANNLVADATNEDWGCVGISVGYAQDVAIVHNEIRDVNYSGICVGWGWTKTVNASRNNLVHANRIHRFARQMYDVGGVYTLSAQPDTEISENAIYDLMKAPYAHIPDHYQYIYLDEGSSYIRIKDNWTEKDKFFSNTPGPGNEWKNNGPDVSGEIREKAGIELAFRDILKE
- a CDS encoding Gfo/Idh/MocA family protein, whose amino-acid sequence is MTNNKKLKLGILGLGEGRSTMHAALSSAEIELIQVCDLNPDLCRQRSEELGFGNYTTDYDAMLSNPEIEAIAIYTPDHLHATHIKMAMEAGKHVVCTKPLLDDLQDAAGLLKLQQEKGLKLFVGQSSRFFEPMKRQRKDYDEGLIGKLTTVEAYYHADHRWFLSKPWALEPSFKWLYGGLSHPVDFIRWYLPDIEEVMGYGMLSANGKRGGLKNPDTMHFVFRAADGRIARVSGAYTGPVQPVTRDSEMSCILRGTEGCSQGDYMDLRYAITDREGEERIITWEHKLKYYFPFEGKSHHAGEYRNYLEYFTRCIREDRPAYPDLREGIGTVALLKAMERSLQTGKPEKVKIILKEYGLEEKD